A genome region from Alkalimarinus coralli includes the following:
- a CDS encoding DUF4136 domain-containing protein, with protein sequence MNTPLKHLNILAILLVSLFISGCGNKLQIETEYSKATNFKDFKYYRWHTGKAIEASEENGAKNEEQIDELLDANIRYMIDQQLAKKGMIKKEEGVVDFLVNYHVSAKNQVDVETQKVYDGYSRTYQTVGGYGYGYAGRYHTGIAMTMEVNPVNETVVDRYVQGSMSIDFVEPDHNKLIWRATGDKRLPYDEPNQQQRDELINKVIAKLLAKFPPK encoded by the coding sequence TTGAACACCCCATTAAAACATCTGAACATCCTGGCCATTTTATTGGTGTCGCTGTTTATTTCAGGCTGTGGAAACAAGCTGCAAATTGAAACCGAATACAGTAAGGCAACCAACTTTAAAGATTTCAAGTACTATCGCTGGCACACGGGCAAGGCCATAGAAGCATCAGAAGAAAACGGTGCCAAAAATGAGGAACAGATTGACGAGCTGCTAGACGCCAATATCCGCTATATGATCGATCAGCAGTTGGCAAAAAAAGGCATGATCAAGAAAGAAGAAGGCGTGGTTGATTTTCTCGTCAACTACCATGTGTCTGCAAAAAATCAGGTTGATGTCGAAACCCAGAAGGTATATGACGGCTACTCGAGAACCTATCAAACAGTTGGTGGCTACGGTTATGGTTATGCAGGGCGTTATCACACCGGCATCGCGATGACGATGGAAGTAAATCCGGTGAATGAAACCGTCGTTGACCGTTATGTTCAAGGCTCAATGAGCATCGACTTTGTTGAACCTGACCACAACAAGTTAATTTGGCGAGCGACGGGCGACAAGCGCTTGCCCTATGACGAACCCAACCAGCAACAACGGGACGAGCTAATCAACAAAGTTATTGCAAAACTACTTGCTAAATTCCCACCTAAGTAA
- the nfo gene encoding deoxyribonuclease IV: protein MKFVGAHVSAAGGVENAPLNAAKLDASAFAFFTKNQRQWNAKPLTEQSISAFKDNCATHGFKPEQILPHDSYLINLGHPEQEPLEKSRAAFIDELQRCEQLGLVYLNFHPGSHLRKISEQECIARIAESINIALQKTKGVTAVIENTAGQGSNMGYRFEQLAAIIEQVDDKTRVGVCLDTCHAFAAGYDLRTIESCEAVFAEFSRVVGFNYLCGMHLNDSKGDYDSHLDRHHSLGQGHIGLDVFRFIMSDQRFSNIPLVLETIDETIWADEIQMLRQFSVQ, encoded by the coding sequence ATGAAGTTCGTCGGCGCTCACGTCAGCGCGGCTGGAGGGGTGGAAAACGCCCCTCTGAATGCAGCAAAATTAGATGCATCAGCCTTTGCGTTTTTTACCAAGAACCAACGGCAGTGGAATGCAAAACCCCTGACCGAACAATCTATTTCAGCCTTCAAAGACAACTGCGCAACTCATGGTTTTAAGCCCGAACAAATTCTACCACACGATAGTTATCTGATTAACTTGGGCCACCCTGAGCAAGAGCCTCTGGAGAAGTCACGAGCCGCGTTTATTGATGAACTACAACGATGTGAGCAGCTAGGGCTGGTTTATCTCAATTTTCATCCCGGCAGCCACCTGAGAAAGATATCTGAACAAGAGTGTATTGCAAGAATTGCCGAGTCAATCAACATCGCTTTGCAAAAGACTAAAGGCGTGACGGCCGTTATAGAAAACACGGCAGGACAAGGTAGCAATATGGGCTACCGGTTTGAGCAGCTGGCCGCTATCATCGAACAGGTTGATGACAAAACCAGGGTGGGGGTTTGTCTGGACACCTGCCATGCCTTCGCCGCAGGCTATGACCTCCGTACGATTGAGAGCTGTGAAGCCGTATTTGCAGAATTCAGCCGTGTAGTCGGGTTCAACTATTTATGCGGCATGCACCTTAACGACTCTAAGGGCGACTACGACAGTCACCTTGACCGACATCACAGCCTAGGCCAGGGGCACATTGGCCTGGACGTTTTTCGATTTATCATGAGTGACCAACGATTTAGTAATATTCCATTGGTATTGGAGACCATAGACGAAACAATTTGGGCTGATGAAATACAAATGTTAAGGCAATTTTCAGTACAATAG
- a CDS encoding substrate-binding periplasmic protein, with protein sequence MSVAIVMKKRLSTFLIGYMAVASMFASAGDLAKAQEIAVGYIEFPPVFSTNEEGNPEGLLIDLAKMVIPKAGYRWAAHSRPTKRMANDIVNGDLDLWIGLSTLPEFENTTYIGKPVVATIELNAYWLGDKQPIRRKEDLSGKRIITLHGYSYGGWINYIQSPINNVTECRSFTQSQAVNMLKFNRCDYLLNYSGPMKNKLKEIPIKALKHNRISSLEARFVVSKKTKHAQQLLKALVTAYNELLSEGHWPPQQ encoded by the coding sequence GTGAGTGTAGCAATAGTAATGAAAAAACGCCTTTCCACCTTTCTTATCGGCTACATGGCGGTAGCTTCTATGTTTGCAAGCGCTGGCGATCTGGCCAAAGCTCAAGAAATTGCAGTTGGTTACATTGAGTTCCCCCCCGTATTTTCTACCAATGAAGAAGGGAATCCAGAAGGGTTATTGATTGACCTGGCAAAAATGGTTATCCCCAAAGCTGGATATCGCTGGGCTGCACACTCTCGGCCGACCAAAAGGATGGCAAATGATATCGTTAATGGGGACCTGGATCTTTGGATCGGGCTATCAACTCTGCCGGAGTTCGAAAATACCACCTATATAGGTAAGCCTGTCGTTGCAACCATTGAGTTGAACGCCTACTGGCTTGGCGACAAACAGCCCATACGACGCAAGGAGGATCTGTCTGGAAAGCGCATCATCACACTGCACGGCTATAGCTACGGTGGGTGGATTAACTATATCCAAAGCCCTATAAATAACGTCACGGAGTGTCGTTCCTTCACTCAAAGCCAAGCCGTTAACATGCTTAAATTTAACCGCTGTGATTATCTGCTAAACTATTCAGGGCCGATGAAAAACAAGCTAAAAGAGATACCTATCAAGGCATTGAAGCATAATCGTATTTCTTCACTGGAGGCGCGTTTTGTTGTCTCCAAGAAGACCAAACATGCCCAACAACTTCTAAAGGCGCTGGTAACAGCCTATAACGAACTGCTTAGTGAAGGTCACTGGCCACCTCAGCAATAG
- a CDS encoding NHL repeat-containing protein: protein MEIQYQHSIGSNADLPVPRTPFKLADQPTFTFNSPVGLCCDQFKRVWLADTGNNRIVILSPDMTRVVKVYGEPGKKPGQFNMPFRLLHHPEKPWIYISDLANRRVQIVQYSRNLTLSTIKVFGDSGEAHLPLQGPNGLTFCDGKLCVADEFFVNAEGGGRVAIFTENGDFISDIQSIQGATDPGLLWPQGISSDNDGNLYIANTGFYNIVRCDLSGKGVPFAATGTPEIDDLELSRDVSVINNILYVPGGSANHINRYSLDGEALLPLGEFFAPIQVVAHPKSNQHIIVSEPILATVGRYLALDNAPMAVPEYVSGPARNNPGQLYFVTSAITEAIRKPVSPAQQSVTEQRGFTPLPVYNPFKPVEWFFDSVNAWSQNWNRLAGMVFNNRFAPTSRIKNTREDAWLLDSANRQVKRANISEPYTAAEAESLFPLIPGALGVEAFHSPVAIPGQLAPGTALFLVSNYLSGFISVLQYNPYLDDLVHFSFFGGHGSQPWQLNKPQGMAVNDATGDIYIADSGNHRIAHWRISKNGIIGFINTYGEHGCGNGQFSCPSDVSLDHKGNVYVADQMNNRIQVLNSNGEYRYQFGQQGYGTDNDNFLLPTSIQVTRQYLVVNDLVNRSLKVFTHTGQYLSSFSGLGATPNTGQLWMPYLLHATNACDKNTNIGNADHTNDGHTDGESKLIVPDCATNQAHIYTL, encoded by the coding sequence ATGGAAATTCAATACCAGCACAGTATTGGTAGCAATGCTGATCTACCCGTCCCCCGGACGCCTTTTAAACTGGCCGATCAGCCAACATTCACCTTTAACTCACCCGTAGGCTTGTGCTGCGACCAATTCAAGCGAGTGTGGCTTGCCGATACCGGTAACAACCGGATTGTGATATTGAGCCCTGATATGACAAGGGTGGTAAAGGTATACGGCGAACCTGGCAAAAAACCAGGGCAGTTTAATATGCCTTTCCGCTTGCTTCATCACCCTGAGAAACCCTGGATATACATTTCCGATCTCGCTAACCGCCGAGTTCAGATAGTACAATACAGCAGGAACTTAACCCTTTCGACGATTAAGGTTTTTGGCGATTCGGGAGAAGCTCACCTACCACTACAAGGCCCCAACGGACTTACGTTTTGCGATGGGAAACTCTGTGTGGCCGATGAGTTTTTTGTTAACGCCGAGGGCGGTGGTCGAGTGGCAATCTTCACCGAAAACGGTGATTTTATCAGTGACATTCAGAGCATACAGGGCGCGACCGACCCGGGCTTACTGTGGCCTCAAGGAATATCAAGCGACAATGATGGTAACCTTTATATCGCCAACACCGGTTTCTATAACATCGTTCGCTGTGACCTGTCAGGCAAAGGTGTGCCCTTTGCAGCAACGGGCACACCCGAGATTGATGACCTAGAGCTCAGCCGCGATGTCTCCGTCATCAACAATATACTGTATGTCCCTGGCGGTTCAGCCAATCATATCAACCGTTATTCGCTAGATGGTGAAGCGCTGCTTCCGCTCGGTGAGTTTTTTGCCCCTATTCAGGTTGTTGCCCACCCTAAAAGCAACCAGCATATTATTGTTTCGGAGCCGATACTGGCCACAGTGGGCCGCTATCTGGCGCTCGATAACGCACCGATGGCAGTGCCTGAGTATGTATCAGGGCCTGCGCGCAATAACCCTGGCCAACTCTATTTTGTAACTTCTGCCATTACCGAAGCGATCAGAAAGCCGGTATCACCCGCTCAACAATCCGTTACCGAGCAGCGTGGCTTTACCCCATTACCCGTCTATAACCCATTTAAGCCTGTGGAGTGGTTTTTCGATAGCGTTAACGCCTGGTCTCAAAACTGGAACAGGCTGGCAGGCATGGTTTTCAATAACCGCTTTGCTCCGACATCACGGATTAAGAATACCCGCGAAGACGCCTGGCTGTTAGATAGCGCTAACCGGCAAGTAAAACGGGCGAATATTTCAGAGCCCTACACGGCGGCAGAAGCGGAGAGCCTTTTTCCATTGATCCCTGGAGCGCTGGGAGTCGAGGCGTTTCACTCTCCCGTTGCAATTCCTGGACAGCTAGCACCCGGTACTGCGCTGTTTCTGGTGAGTAATTACCTGTCTGGATTTATAAGCGTGCTGCAATATAACCCTTATCTCGACGATCTGGTTCATTTCTCATTTTTTGGAGGACATGGTAGCCAGCCCTGGCAGTTAAACAAGCCTCAAGGTATGGCCGTTAACGATGCAACTGGCGATATCTATATTGCAGACTCGGGCAACCACCGAATTGCCCATTGGCGCATATCAAAAAACGGTATTATTGGTTTTATCAATACTTATGGCGAGCATGGCTGCGGTAACGGGCAGTTCTCCTGCCCTTCTGATGTTTCACTTGATCATAAGGGAAATGTCTACGTTGCGGATCAAATGAACAACCGCATTCAAGTGCTCAACAGCAACGGAGAGTACCGCTATCAGTTTGGCCAACAGGGGTATGGCACTGATAACGACAACTTTCTGCTGCCCACCAGCATTCAGGTAACCAGACAGTATTTAGTCGTCAATGACCTAGTAAACCGGTCACTCAAAGTTTTCACTCACACCGGGCAATACCTGAGTTCATTTTCAGGCTTGGGAGCAACCCCCAATACAGGGCAATTGTGGATGCCCTACCTGTTGCATGCCACCAATGCCTGTGACAAAAATACCAATATCGGCAATGCTGACCACACCAACGACGGCCACACTGACGGCGAGAGCAAACTGATCGTCCCGGATTGTGCGACCAATCAAGCGCATATATACACGCTATGA
- a CDS encoding aminoacyl-tRNA deacylase has protein sequence MPFQNLLDYLNSHQAKYSIEVHSPAYTAPEVAERVHIHGINMAKVVVLKIDEKLSLMVVPAHYHVTCEALADEIGVHAVDIASEAEFKSSFPNCELGAIPPFGELWNMDVCMSTAFHQDADIAFNAGSWSELIRMPCMEYIRIASPVLVERGAQVPGLSAKKIAQRHGRMAIHLH, from the coding sequence ATGCCTTTTCAGAACTTGTTAGATTATTTGAATAGCCATCAAGCGAAGTACTCTATCGAGGTTCATTCTCCAGCATATACCGCGCCAGAGGTCGCTGAGCGCGTTCATATACATGGTATCAACATGGCTAAGGTGGTGGTACTGAAAATTGATGAGAAACTATCTCTCATGGTCGTGCCTGCTCATTACCATGTAACGTGCGAAGCACTGGCCGACGAGATCGGTGTTCATGCTGTTGATATCGCCTCGGAAGCAGAGTTTAAATCCAGTTTTCCTAATTGTGAACTGGGTGCGATTCCTCCCTTTGGTGAATTGTGGAATATGGATGTGTGCATGAGTACCGCTTTTCATCAGGATGCTGATATTGCATTTAATGCGGGTAGCTGGTCAGAGCTTATTCGGATGCCTTGCATGGAGTATATAAGAATCGCTTCGCCAGTGCTGGTAGAGCGTGGTGCTCAGGTTCCAGGGCTGAGTGCGAAAAAAATTGCACAACGCCACGGGCGGATGGCAATTCATCTGCATTAA
- a CDS encoding phnA protein — translation MSKGQEKHQKRVNELLMLGKDLARRAHSKCELCAATGVSLAAYEVPPVPAEPDMDKTLFICAVCSAQIDNPGKMDPHHWHCLNTSVWSTTPVVQVMAVRMLERLVDSEGWAQDLYDQLYLEPEIQAWVENV, via the coding sequence ATGTCTAAGGGGCAAGAGAAACATCAAAAGCGTGTTAACGAACTGCTGATGCTGGGGAAAGACTTAGCCCGAAGGGCTCATTCGAAATGCGAGTTGTGTGCTGCAACGGGGGTTAGTCTGGCAGCCTACGAAGTGCCACCAGTGCCTGCTGAGCCGGATATGGATAAGACGTTGTTCATATGCGCTGTCTGCTCGGCGCAAATTGATAACCCCGGAAAAATGGATCCACATCATTGGCACTGCCTCAACACATCGGTCTGGTCGACCACGCCTGTTGTTCAGGTGATGGCTGTTCGCATGCTGGAAAGGCTTGTAGATAGTGAAGGCTGGGCGCAAGATCTGTATGACCAATTATATCTGGAACCGGAAATTCAGGCGTGGGTCGAAAACGTCTAA
- a CDS encoding ATP-binding protein, producing MNSIRFKLLTTLLVATSGLVICMYLVMQWSFDRGFLAYINAQEGPKYERLAEALSREWQQTGSWDRVKHDRRYWGEMFSSALGISLPPPQRSPGFANRARDSYSDRRPPPHFDPQGGNRFRPPATSQAPPRPEANDIPPSPTSMGTPRPFLLDHNKRVIYGQASQLDQVTLYPVSSGGTVVGYVGQLQKKELTGELDRVFLQQQTEAFSWITMVMILIPLLIVLPIAAQFVTPIKQLTQGTRKLTSGDYNTVIPVTSNDELGQLSKDFNTLAHTLAENEKSRQQWIADISHELRTPQAVLKGEIEAIQDGVRASSASAISSLHSEVEHLSQLVNDLYELSMSDIGALSYKKEKLYLGELLADCVEGFQRVFEQKGITILYTPSKEESYFCQADANRLKQLFSNLLKNTLRYTDAPGTLEIVEEVSSRHIALHFKDSAPGVPPDELSKLFQRLYRAEGSRNRALGGAGLGLSICQNIVKAHEGELSAKRSAMGGLWITVKLPLCT from the coding sequence ATGAACAGTATTCGCTTCAAACTTCTGACCACTCTGCTTGTCGCGACCAGCGGTCTGGTCATATGTATGTATCTGGTCATGCAGTGGAGTTTTGACCGCGGATTTCTCGCCTATATTAATGCTCAGGAAGGCCCCAAATATGAACGACTGGCTGAAGCACTAAGCAGGGAGTGGCAACAAACCGGTAGCTGGGACAGAGTTAAGCATGATCGCCGTTATTGGGGAGAGATGTTCTCCAGCGCCTTGGGCATATCTTTACCCCCTCCTCAGAGAAGCCCTGGCTTTGCCAATAGAGCACGAGATAGCTACAGCGATAGACGGCCTCCTCCACATTTTGACCCTCAAGGCGGAAACCGCTTTCGTCCGCCAGCTACATCCCAGGCTCCGCCAAGGCCGGAGGCGAACGACATTCCTCCATCGCCAACATCTATGGGCACACCAAGGCCGTTCCTCTTAGACCATAATAAGCGCGTAATATACGGGCAGGCCAGCCAACTGGATCAGGTCACCTTATACCCGGTTTCCAGTGGCGGAACGGTTGTTGGTTATGTGGGTCAATTGCAGAAAAAAGAGCTGACGGGTGAATTAGACAGAGTTTTTCTACAGCAACAAACTGAGGCGTTTAGCTGGATCACCATGGTCATGATCCTGATTCCACTGTTGATAGTTTTGCCGATTGCGGCCCAGTTTGTCACCCCGATCAAACAACTGACCCAAGGCACCCGCAAACTCACCAGTGGCGATTACAATACTGTCATTCCTGTTACCTCTAATGATGAGTTGGGGCAGCTGTCGAAAGACTTTAATACCCTCGCCCATACCTTGGCTGAGAACGAAAAGTCGCGCCAGCAGTGGATAGCCGACATATCTCATGAACTGAGAACCCCCCAGGCGGTTTTAAAGGGCGAAATTGAAGCCATTCAGGACGGCGTTAGAGCGTCGTCAGCCAGCGCCATTTCATCACTGCACAGCGAAGTCGAGCATCTTAGCCAGCTGGTCAACGACCTTTATGAACTATCAATGTCAGATATAGGGGCGCTGAGTTACAAAAAAGAAAAACTCTATTTGGGCGAGTTATTAGCAGATTGCGTTGAGGGTTTCCAAAGGGTCTTTGAACAAAAGGGCATTACCATTCTATATACCCCCTCAAAAGAGGAGTCGTATTTTTGTCAGGCCGACGCTAATCGCCTGAAGCAGTTATTCAGCAACCTGCTTAAGAATACCCTCCGTTATACGGATGCCCCTGGCACACTGGAAATTGTTGAAGAGGTAAGCAGCCGCCATATCGCACTGCACTTCAAGGACTCAGCGCCTGGCGTGCCACCTGACGAGCTAAGCAAACTGTTTCAACGCCTGTACCGGGCCGAAGGCTCCAGAAACAGAGCATTAGGCGGGGCCGGGCTAGGCCTCTCTATATGTCAGAATATCGTCAAGGCACATGAAGGTGAGCTGTCTGCCAAGCGCTCAGCAATGGGAGGATTATGGATTACCGTAAAACTGCCGCTGTGCACATAG
- a CDS encoding response regulator codes for MPTRILIVEDEPKLAAIESDYLTQSGYNTSIISNGMDVVPFVKQTPPDLILLDLMLPGKDGMEVCKEIRQFSNTPIIMITARVEEIDRLLGLELGADDYICKPFSPREVVARVKAVLRRSQPATDTSALSNTLSLDESRYKALIKNEEVSLTAVEFQLLSKLFSAPGRIYSREQLMDHIYSDHRVVSDRTIDSHIKKIRKKIAEVCPEKELIHSVYGVGYKYEVPED; via the coding sequence ATGCCAACCAGAATACTCATTGTCGAAGACGAGCCAAAGCTCGCAGCCATAGAATCCGACTACCTGACTCAATCCGGTTATAATACGTCTATTATTTCAAATGGTATGGACGTTGTACCTTTTGTTAAGCAAACACCACCTGATCTCATACTGCTGGATCTGATGTTGCCTGGCAAAGACGGCATGGAAGTCTGTAAAGAGATAAGACAGTTTTCCAATACCCCTATTATTATGATCACTGCCCGGGTGGAAGAAATTGATCGATTGCTGGGGTTGGAGCTGGGAGCAGACGACTATATATGCAAACCCTTTAGCCCCCGGGAAGTCGTCGCCCGAGTTAAAGCGGTGTTAAGGCGCAGCCAGCCTGCCACTGACACAAGTGCGCTATCAAACACTCTGTCCTTAGATGAAAGCCGCTATAAAGCGCTCATTAAAAATGAGGAAGTATCGCTTACAGCCGTAGAGTTTCAGCTGCTGAGCAAACTATTTTCAGCCCCTGGCAGGATCTATTCCAGAGAGCAGCTAATGGATCATATCTACAGCGACCACCGCGTAGTCAGCGACCGTACGATTGACAGCCACATCAAGAAAATCAGAAAGAAAATTGCTGAGGTCTGCCCGGAAAAAGAGCTGATCCATTCTGTTTATGGTGTCGGTTACAAATATGAAGTCCCGGAAGACTAA